Proteins from a genomic interval of Niabella soli DSM 19437:
- a CDS encoding bifunctional 5,10-methylenetetrahydrofolate dehydrogenase/5,10-methenyltetrahydrofolate cyclohydrolase, with translation MQLLNGKETAKAILDSLEIDVAQRAASGKKVPHLAAILVGNNGASETYVASKVKTCSEIGFISTLIQFEEDVTEIKLLEKIEALNEDMDVDGILVQLPLPAHISEKKVIESIDPAKDVDGFHPINIGKMTLGEKDAFISATPYGIMLLLEHYKIETKGKHAVVIGRSHIVGRPMSILLSNNSNPGNCTVTLCHSKTTNLKEICLQADIIVAAIGIPEFVKADMVKEGAVVIDVGITRIKDASKKSGHRLVGDVDFTNVAPKTSYITPVPGGVGPMTIAALMKNTFKACDNRN, from the coding sequence ATGCAACTACTGAACGGAAAAGAAACAGCCAAAGCGATCCTTGATTCTCTTGAAATTGATGTGGCGCAGCGTGCTGCGTCCGGAAAAAAAGTTCCTCATCTTGCGGCAATCCTTGTTGGAAACAATGGAGCCAGTGAAACCTATGTGGCTTCCAAGGTAAAAACCTGCAGCGAAATCGGGTTCATTTCCACCCTGATCCAGTTTGAGGAAGATGTAACAGAGATCAAACTCCTGGAAAAAATTGAAGCATTAAATGAAGATATGGATGTAGACGGGATACTGGTGCAACTACCCCTGCCCGCGCACATTTCAGAAAAAAAGGTGATCGAGTCCATTGACCCTGCGAAAGATGTGGATGGCTTTCATCCCATAAATATCGGCAAAATGACCCTGGGAGAAAAGGACGCATTTATCTCCGCTACCCCTTATGGTATTATGTTGCTGCTGGAACATTACAAGATAGAAACCAAGGGAAAGCATGCCGTTGTAATAGGCAGAAGCCATATCGTTGGCCGTCCTATGAGCATCTTGTTGAGCAATAATAGCAACCCCGGCAACTGCACCGTAACCCTTTGCCACTCCAAAACCACCAATCTTAAGGAAATTTGTTTACAGGCCGATATTATTGTTGCCGCTATAGGCATTCCGGAATTTGTAAAAGCAGATATGGTTAAAGAAGGAGCTGTCGTAATTGATGTGGGCATTACGCGGATCAAAGACGCCTCAAAAAAATCGGGGCACCGCCTGGTGGGTGATGTGGATTTTACCAATGTAGCTCCCAAAACAAGCTATATCACCCCGGTTCCCGGCGGCGTAGGCCCCATGACCATCGCAGCATTGATGAAGAATACGTTTAAGGCTTGTGATAACAGGAATTAA